In a single window of the Osmerus eperlanus chromosome 4, fOsmEpe2.1, whole genome shotgun sequence genome:
- the apeh gene encoding acylamino-acid-releasing enzyme, with product MEVMTNPEDISKLYRELSLFPSLSRADVGPVITSQYGGKYSNIYTEWSQRDLERNENVKFCRQYIVFHDDKSVVYSGPSGNCTETKGELLSQDSPSGEMKAVVRECSVKGEDKQFLEVWSKNIKVKSINLTALKKHGKVYEDDQFGCLVWSHSETHLLYVAERKRPKAESFFQTESPESSSLGDEEDAMKMEKKEVTKGEQFAFYEDWGETLVSKSAPVLCVLDIEGNNVSVLEGLPEDISPGQAFWAPGDTGVVFVGWWHEPFRLGLKFCPNRRSSLFYVDLTGGKCEQLSSGSSAVCSPRLSPDQCRIVYLECAVYGPHQPCSKLCVYDWYTKKTSVVVDIVKRPREDGFAGIYSSKLSPLCWSADSQRVLLSCPQRSRKELLSVDTTTGAITSLTSSKSDIGSWSLLTIERNLMVVSCSAPNCPPNLRVGFLPPSGSREEVTWVTLEEAQTQPDIDWQILNFTPPSDQDNSQYPGLDFDALLLKPRDMKEGLKLPLIVTPHGGPHSVFVAEWLLSCSALCRMGFAVLLVNYRGSIGFGQDSILSLPGLVGSQDVKDVQFAVESVLEDAAFDKQKVAASGGSHGGFLACHLIGQYPEFYKACVARNPVINLASMLGSTDIPDWCMVEAGYDYSPNCLPDPAVWKQMLDKSPIKYVHQVKTPVLLTLGEEDKRVPSKQGIEYYRALKALQAPVRLLWYPGNNHSLSKVDAESDGFMNIALWMTQHLGV from the exons GTAATGACCAATCCGGAGGACATCTCTAAACTCTACAGAGAGTTgagtctcttcccctctctgtcccgaGCTGACGTAGGGCCCGTCATCACCTCCCAATACGGAGGAAAATACAGCAACATCTACACAG AATGGAGTCAACGTGACCTTGAGAGGAATGAGAATGTCAAATTCTGCCGTCAGTACATTGTGTTTCATGATGATAAGTCAGTGGTGTACTCCGGCCCCTCAGGAAACTGCACGGAGACCAAGGGAGA GCTGTTGAGTCAAGACTCTCCTTCTGGTGAGATGAAAGCTGTGGTTCGAGAATGCTCGGTCAAAGGAGAGGACAAACAGTTTTTGGAG GTCTGGAGCAAGAACATCAAGGTGAAGAGCATCAACCTGACCGCCCTGAAGAAGCACGGGAAGGTCTATGAGGATG ATCAGTTTGGCTGTCTGGTGTGGTCGCACTCCGAAACCCACCTGCTGTATGTGGCTGAAAGAAAGAGACCCAAGGCCGAGTCCTTCTTCCAG ACAGAGTCTCCAGAGTCCAGTTCACTTGGGGATGAGGAAGACGCTATGAAAATGGAAAAGAAGGAAGTCACTAAG GGGGAGCAGTTTGCTTTCTATGAGGACTGGGGGGAGACCCTGGTCAGTAAGAGTgctcctgtgctgtgtgtgttggacatCGAGGGCAATAATGTCTCTGTGCTGGAGGGACTTCCTGAAGACATCTCTcctggacag GCCTTCTGGGCCCCAGGGGACACAGGTGTGGTGTTCGTGGGCTGGTGGCACGAGCCTTTCAGACTTGGACTCAAGTTCTGCCCCAACAGGAG GTCTTCCCTATTCTACGTGGATCTGACCGGGGGGAAATGTG AGCAGCTGTCGTCAGGCTCCAGTGCAGTGTGCTCCCCCAGACTGAGCCCAGACCAGTGCAGGATTGTCTACCTGGAGTGTGCTGTCTACGGCCCCCACCAGCCCTGCAGCAagctgtgtgtg TATGACTGGTACACCAAAAAGACCTCGGTGGTGGTGGATATAGTCAAGCGACCAAGAGAGG ATGGCTTCGCCGGTATCTACAGCTCCAAGCTGTCCCCCTTGTGCTGGTCAGCTGACAGCCAGcgcgtcctcctctcctgcccccagcgCAGCCGCAAG GAGCTGCTGTCGGTGGACACGACCACAGGGGCCATCACCTCGCTGACGTCATCGA AGTCGGACATCGGTAGCTGGTCGCTGTTGACCATTGAGAGGAACCTGATGGTGGTCAGCTGCTCTGCCCCCAACTGCCCCCCTAACCTG AGAGTGGGTTTCCTGCCCCCGTCTGGTTCCAGGGAGGAAGTGACATGGGTTACTCTCGAAGAGGCTCAGACACAGCCTGACATCGATTGGCAGATCCTGAACTTCACCCCGCCCTCAGACCAAGATAACAGCCAATATC CTGGTCTGGACTTTGACGCTCTGCTGCTGAAACCAAGAGACATGAAAGAGGGTCTGAAGCTACCTCTCATCGTCACACCTCATG ggGGTCCTCACTCAGTGTTTGTGGCAGAGtggctcctctcctgctctgctctgtgtaGGATGGGCTTCGCCGTGTTGCTAG TGAACTACCGGGGCTCCATAGGCTTCGGCCAGGACAGCATCCTCAGCCTGCCCGGCCTCGTCGGCTCTCAGGACGTCAAGGACGTCCAg TTTGCTGTTGAGAGCGTATTAGAGGACGCTGCATTTGACAAGCAGAAGGTGGCGGCTTCAGGGGGCTCCCATGGCGGTTTCCTGGCATGTCATCTGATTGGCCAGTACCCAGAGTTCTACAAGGCTTGCGTTGCTCGCAACCCAGTCATCAACTTGGCCTCCATGCTTGGCAGTACTGACATCCCAGACTG GTGCATGGTTGAGGCTGGTTATGACTACAGTCCAAACTGCCTGCCAGATCCTGCTGTCTGGAAACAGATGCTTGACAAGTCCCCTATAAAATATGTCCATCAG GTGAAGACTCCTGTGCTATTGACCCTTGGAGAGGAGGACAAACGTGTGCCAAGCAAGCAGGGCATTGAGTACTACCGAGCCCTGAAGGCCCTGCAGGCCCCTGTGCG GTTGCTATGGTACCCAGGGAACAACCACTCTCTCTCCAAGGTGGACGCCGAGTCGGACGGTTTCATGAACATCGCCCTGTGGATGACACAGCACCTGGGTGTGTGA
- the tlr9 gene encoding toll-like receptor 9, whose product MDYVHLLSLCHLLPVVGSIDPSFFPCDNEVNSTHVDCSQRKLSHIPWIQSPFVTLLNLSHTKIQKVRGVSFSGVPNLQELDLRWNCLPGSLRDLGNPLCQMDINKDAFRGLKKLRNLYLSGNSLSSLPWLPTSLEVLDLEYNHLFNISEPLGTPWLQKLFLGKNCHYLNPCNQSFHINESVFNELSNLTKLNLGFNNITSIPLGLPLSLHKLDLRENKISEVGEEAFVGMTKLTYLNLEWNCQRCDHAAQPCFPCLNNNSLKLHRNSLKINNSVLTFLSLRGNSLLTFPEGLFSSLRQLKRLDISDNFLSLAIRNGSFFQELSQLTWLSLIYNYEPKKTFHNLVLSKYLRQITNLEYLLLSGNFFLELSSESLAVLENLRHLQTLELRMNFIKSSNLSAFGQLPSLRKVDLSQNLLHFLPKCTNNSMYQLPQVSVNQNGYTRVDDLNPPPMIWERREALNGNQIDFYYENAFRELNATLKALDLSNNEFHFLMRGMGHRFGFINNLPSLEVLSLNDNDIGMRIDQALYSISLKYLYFAGNKLNIMWNSGDNYHKFFKNLTNLVYLDISRNHLRSLSQEVICNLPQNLRALRLSDNLLNYFPWENITVLGQLQHFNISKNRLSSLPNVIIPFRSNFTLLDLSYNWISKLPEKFFRKMQGLRYLYLNNNRLQILKHQTLPDLMRHGSNLKTLTLHGNPFACSCDTAWFADFLRASPVYIPLLTTHVQCEFPESLQGTSLLTMDPRSCPEIFGRVYFLSTSFLVLVLTALPLLKHLYGWDLWYCFQLLWAGHKGYSQLPGSDYDDHYDAFVVFDTENQSVRDWVYNELTVHLENGGRRRFRLCLEERDWLPGLSCIENLHNAVYSSAKTVFVLTSGGTGANVSGMIRQVFFMVQQRLLDEKVDVAVLVLLDEVFPKMKYLQLRKRLCRKSVLSWPRNPRAQPLFWNSMRAALSSDNLRSYDSNMSESFML is encoded by the exons ATGGATTATGTGCACTTACTTAGTCTTTGTCATCTTTTACCTGTGGTTGGAAGCATAGATCCCAGTTTCTTCCCCTGCGACAATGAAGTGAACAGCACGCACGTAGACTGCTCTCAGAGGAAGCTCTCTCACATCCCCTGGATCCAGTCTCCCTTTGTTACGTTATTGAATTTGAGTCATACTAAGATCCAGAAGGTCAGGGGAGTATCTTTCTCTGGTGTTCCAAATCTACAGGAGTTGGACCTCAGATGGAACTGCCTCCCTGGTAGTCTACGGGATCTGGGGAATCCGTTATGTCAGATGGATATCAACAAGGATGCTTTCAGAGGCCTTAAGAAACTCAGAAATCTGTATTTGTCAGGGAACAgcctttcttccctcccctgGCTGCCCACTAGTCTGGAAGTTCTGGATCTGGAATATAATCACTTATTTAACATAAGTGAACCCCTCGGTACTCCATGGCTTCAGAAGCTGTTTCTTGGTAAGAACTGTCACTATCTCAACCCTTGCAACCAGTCGTTCCACATCAATGAGAGCGTTTTCAATGAGCTTAGTAACCTGACAAAACTGAATCTTGGCTTTAACAATatcacatccatccctctggGGTTGCCTCTCTCACTACACAAACTGGATCTGAGGGAGAACAAGATCTCTGAGGTAGGCGAGGAGGCATTTGTTGGGATGACAAAACTTACGTACCTTAACTTGGAGTGGAACTGCCAACGATGTGACCATGCAGCCCAGCCCTGTTTCCCTTGCCTTAATAACAACTCCTTAAAGCTACACAGAAACTCTTTAAAAATCAATAACAGCGTACTCACGTTTCTCAGCCTAAGAGGAAACTCTCTGCTTACATTTCCGGAGGGCCTCTTCAGCTCTCTGAGACAATTAAAAAGGCTTGATATCTCTGACAACTTCTTGTCTCTTGCCATACGTAATGGCTCCTTCTTCCAAGAGCTGAGTCAATTGACCTGGCTAAGTCTCATTTACAACTACGAGCCAAAGAAGACATTTCATAACCTGGTGCTCTCAAAATATCTGAGACAAATCACAAACTTAGAATATCTTCTCCTTAGTGGGAATTTTTTCCTAGAACTCTCCAGCGAAAGCCTTGCAGTTCTTGAAAATCTACGTCACCTTCAGACCCTAGAGCTGCGAATGAACTTCATAAAGTCCTCCAACCTAAGTGCTTTTGGACAGTTACCATCCCTGAGAAAGGTAGACCTCTCCCAGAACCTTTTGCACTTCCTTCCAAAGTGTACCAACAACTCCATGTATCAGTTGCCTCAGGTGTCTGTGAATCAAAATGGCTACACCAGGGTGGATGATCTGAACCCACCTCCGATGATCTGGGAGAGGCGTGAG GCTTTAAATGGAAATCA GATTGACTTTTATTATGAAAACGCCTTCCGGGAGTTGAATGCCACATTGAAGGCCCTAGACCTAAGCAACAATGAGTTTCACTTTCTGATGAGGGGCATGGGCCACCGCTTCGGCTTTATAAATAACCTACCCAGTTTAGAAGTGCTAAGTCTGAATGACAATGACATTGGGATGCGAATTGATCAAGCTCTATACAGCATTTCCCTTAAGTACCTCTACTTTGCCGGGAACAAGCTTAACATCATGTGGAACTCAGGAGACAACTACCATAAGTTTTTCAAAAATCTCACCAACTTAGTATATCTAGACATCTCCAGGAACCATCTGAGGTCCCTTTCACAAGAGGTTATTTGTAATCTGCCACAAAATCTCAGAGCACTGAGATTGAGCGATAACCTTTTGAACTATTTCCCATGGGAGAACATCACAGTACTCGGCCAGTTACAACACTTCAATATCAGTAAAAACCGTCTCTCCAGCTTGCCTAATGTAATCATACCTTTTAGATCGAACTTTACTCTCTTAGATTTGAGCTACAACTGGATTAGCAAGCTTCCAGAAAAATTCTTCAGAAAAATGCAGGGCTTGCGCTATCTCTACCTAAACAACAATAGACTCCAAATACTTAAACATCAGACCTTGCCTGACCTCATGAGACACGGTAGCAACCTCAAAACTCTCACTCTGCATGGGAATCCATTTGCTTGCTCATGTGACACAGCCTGGTTTGCAGACTTCCTGCGGGCTAGTCCGGTGtacatccctctcctcaccacgcACGTGCAATGCGAGTTCCCTGAGTCCCTACAGGGGACCAGCTTGCTGACCATGGACCCACGCTCCTGCCCGGAGATTTTCGGAAGGGTGtacttcctctccacctccttcctaGTTTTGGTACTCACTGCTCTGCCCCTCTTGAAGCACCTCTATGGCTGGGACCTCTGGTACTGCTTTCAGTTGTTGTGGGCCGGACACAAAGGCTACTCGCAACTACCAGGCAGTGATTACGACGACCACTATGATGCGTTTGTGGTGTTTGACACTGAGAACCAATCGGTGAGGGACTGGGTATACAACGAGTTGACCGTCCACCTGGAGAATGGAGGTCGCAGGAGGTTCCGTCTCTGCCTGGAAGAAAGGGACTGGCTTCCTGGCTTGTCCTGCATAGAGAACCTCCATAATGCAGTGTACAGCAGCGCAAAGACCGTGTTCGTCCTCACAAGCGGTGGGACTGGTGCGAACGTTAGTGGCATGATCCGCCAGGTGTTCTTCATGGTTCAGCAGAGGCTGCTGGATGAGAAG GTGGATGTGGCAGTGCTGGTTCTTCTGGATGAGGTGTTTCCTAAAATGAAATATCTGCAGCTGAGGAAAAGGCTGTGCAGAAAGTCAGTGCTGTCCTGGCCCAGAAACCCACGAGCCCAGCCCTTATTCTGGAACAGTATGAGAGCAGCGCTGTCATCAGACAACCTGCGATCCTATGACAGCAATATGAGTGAGAGTTTCATGTTGTAA